One Mycolicibacterium pulveris genomic region harbors:
- the urtC gene encoding urea ABC transporter permease subunit UrtC, translating into MRTLLGRWQTWAGFGVAAVLLFGVAPAVLSDFRLSLLAKFLCFAIVAVGIGLAWGRGGMLVLGQGVFFGLGGYMMGMHLKIADAQLRGDDVPDFMQIAGVRELPGYWAPFASPAFTLAAIVLLPTAIAAALGLGVFKRRVKGAYFAILSQALAAALAILLVGQTSLGGSNGLNRFRTFFGFTLNDPVNRRMLYFIAAAVLLLVVAVVRQLMASRYGELLVAVRDGEERVRFLGYDPANIKVVAYSVAALFASIAGALFAPIVGFIAPSQVGILPSIAFLIGVAIGGRTTLLGPVLGAIGVAWAQTVFSERFPSEWTYAQGLLFIVVVGFMPAGIAGLGAVFAGRRLRRTKPSPAPQPVSAPDTEPDSQKVGAST; encoded by the coding sequence GTGAGAACCCTTCTGGGCCGCTGGCAGACCTGGGCCGGTTTCGGCGTCGCGGCCGTCCTGCTGTTCGGGGTCGCGCCCGCGGTGCTGTCCGACTTCCGGCTGAGCCTGCTGGCCAAGTTCCTGTGCTTCGCGATCGTGGCGGTCGGCATCGGCCTGGCGTGGGGCCGCGGCGGCATGCTGGTCTTGGGCCAAGGCGTGTTCTTCGGCCTCGGCGGCTACATGATGGGTATGCACCTCAAGATCGCCGACGCGCAGTTGCGCGGCGACGACGTGCCGGACTTCATGCAGATCGCTGGGGTGCGCGAACTGCCCGGCTACTGGGCACCGTTCGCCTCCCCCGCGTTCACGCTCGCCGCCATCGTGCTGCTGCCGACCGCCATCGCCGCCGCGCTCGGTCTCGGCGTGTTCAAACGCCGGGTCAAGGGCGCCTACTTCGCGATCTTGTCGCAGGCGCTGGCGGCGGCACTGGCCATCCTGCTCGTCGGACAGACCAGCCTGGGCGGTAGCAACGGGCTCAACAGGTTTCGCACCTTCTTCGGGTTCACGCTGAACGACCCGGTGAACCGGCGAATGTTGTATTTCATCGCCGCCGCGGTGCTCCTGCTCGTCGTCGCGGTGGTGCGCCAGCTCATGGCAAGCCGGTACGGCGAGCTGCTGGTGGCCGTTCGCGACGGCGAGGAGCGGGTGCGTTTCCTCGGCTACGACCCGGCCAACATCAAGGTGGTCGCGTACTCCGTCGCGGCGTTGTTCGCCAGCATCGCGGGTGCCCTGTTCGCGCCGATCGTCGGCTTCATCGCGCCGTCACAGGTGGGCATCCTGCCGTCGATCGCATTCCTGATCGGCGTGGCGATCGGCGGCCGCACCACGCTGCTGGGCCCGGTGCTGGGCGCCATCGGCGTCGCCTGGGCCCAGACCGTGTTCTCCGAACGCTTTCCGTCGGAGTGGACCTACGCCCAGGGGCTGCTGTTCATCGTGGTCGTCGGCTTCATGCCCGCCGGCATCGCCGGACTCGGCGCGGTGTTCGCCGGCCGCCGTCTGCGCAGGACCAAACCGTCACCCGCACCGCAACCGGTGTCTGCGCCCGACACCGAACCTGACAGCCAGAAGGTGGGTGCATCCACATGA